CATAGTGTGCACTATGCACTGCACTGCTAGACACAACTGGCAAGCAAGTCAAACAAATCCATGACATATTTCAGGGAAAAGTTATCTGCCCTTTGTTGATTGCTATTACCAAGTATCACCCGCACCACACTTAGTAACAAGTTTCTGACAGAGGAATTAAGCCCAGAGCTCTCTAGGACAAGACCATACTAGTGTGCTAATTACCAAGCAAGAACTACACAGTACTACTAACGAGAAGAAGTAGAAATACCAACCCTTTGCTCCCACGACGGATGCTCTTGACCACCTCCTTGACCCCGCGCTTCAGGCACTTGGCCTCCGAGGCTGCAAAACACGCAGACAACATCCCACATCAACGACTGAACCAATGAAAAATTTGATTTGGGCCAAAAAAAGGGAGCGGGGAAAATCTCACGAACCTCGGCGAACGAGCTTGAGGGTTTTCTTGGAGAGCTTCTTGCCGGCGAGCGGCTTGGCGATGGGCGCCAGCGCCACCggggtcttcttcttctccgtctccgTGTCGCTCCCCATCGCCGCTgctgctgtcgccgccgccgccgccgccttggtgAGTTCGCGGGTTTTAGGTGGGTGGTGGTGGAGCTAGGGTTTTAGGAGAGGACTCGGCACGCCAAGCCGCTCGCTATTAAAAGGGGCTTTGGGCCGGTGCCTCCGCTAGTCCCTGGACTGCGGGCCCGGATAGAATCAGGCCCACCCGTCAGAAAATGCTCGTGGGCAGTTGAGCCCGGTAGAAAGAAACCCATTGAGACGCCCAAACCCTACCGCGCCTCGCAGCTCCCGCCTCCCGGACGCCGACACCCAGCAGCCGCCGCCGGCGCCGACGAGGGCTTATTCGCCACCGATTCTCTTCGTGTTCTTCCTCGTGGACGCTTCGTTGCTGATTTGTTCTCGGCATGGGCAAATCCAAAGGTGCGGAAATTTTCCCCTTTATGCACGCACACTGTTGCTTCTCGATTGAATTTGTTCGAATTTGGGAGGCCAAAGTAAAAACAATGTGCTGTTTTGTAGACAAGAAGGTTTCGCGGGAAGCCAAGGTTGATAAGAAGCTGGCGCTTGGGCTTGGAGTGAAGAGGAAgcagctgaagaagaagaaggatagagtTTTAGATGCTGCCGTTGAGAGCGAGGGCGCTGCCGGACATGCTATCGCGGAAGGTATTGACAATCTCTTCCATTTTGTTTTGGATAATTAAGGGTTAAGCTCATCCTAGAGTGAAGTTTGTATGCTTAAAATTGTCGATTCATCGCCCCAGCAAAGGGTAAGAGAATGATTCAGTGGTACGTCGTCAATCACGGTTGTAGAAACATAGAATAGTAGGACAGAAAAGATATTCTGATAACCTTCGAACTCATCGGTGTCTCATGTGTACGGCAAAATAGCATGAGGACCGTCTCATTTCCTGAGCGCTTGTTAAttttttggttctttgagttgtttATTAGGCCCTACTTGTCACTGACAACAATTGTGAAAGCGTGAAATGGAACTATATCTTGTAGTATAATGGTTTATCTCTTATCTTTGCTTCTTAGATATAGGAAGCAAGAAGATTGTATTGGTGAAGCAAAAGAAGAAAATTAAGCATGCCAAAGTAACAAGCTGTTGTACCAAGGCTCATAATTTGGTGACTCTCAATGAGGATGAGGCAACACCTaagctgaagaagaagaataagagcaAAAAACAGCTAAAGGAAAGCAAAAGTCCTGTTGAGGTACAAAGTCCATTGGACAGTAATGATACTGGAACACTtaagctgaagaagaagaaaatgaaggtgAAGGAAGGGAAGAGCTCTGTTGAGCCCAATGATGCAGATGATATCCTGCATGAAAATCTAGATGAAGAAACTCTAAACGGTAAGATTGCTTCTGAGTAGGTACTTTGTCTGCTGTGCTACCTTTCAATCATGATGAGTAATGTTGATATTTTCACATTTGTTCTTGACAAATAGTTTTTCATCCGTGCAATTTCCATTTTTATCGTTCAATAGTAATTCCTGAAATTTTCTTTTCACTAATAATAGATGTGCATATATTTTATGCAGCTGATGTCAACCAACTTGCAGCAGAGAGTGAAGTTATGGATATTGGGGAACCAGAAAAGGCAAAGAAACGAAAGAAAAATAAGACAGGTAGGCTGTTGTACTTGTATCCTAAACAAAGTTTTTCTCAATTACCAGCTATCTGTTACATAAATATTTTTGTTTCACTAATAGTAGATGTACATATAATTTATGCAGCTGATGTCAAACAAGTTGCAGAAGAGAGTGAAGTTATGGACATTGGGGAACCAGAAAAGGCAAAGAAACGAAAGAAAAATAAGACAAGTAGGCTGCTGTACTTTTATCCTAAACAAAGTTTTTCTCAATTAGCAGCTATCTATTGCATAAATATTTGTGTTTCCTGACATGCATTCTTTTCATTGGACGCAGAGAAAGTAAAGCAATCTGGGGAAGTCAACAGGACTGATATGCAGGTATCAGTTAGAGAGGACAATTTGGAGGAGCATGAAGTTGATACCGCAGATGTTGATGAGATTGCATCAGTCGATGAAGACTGTTCCAGAGGAATAAAAAGTAATGTCTACACTTCCGGTTTTTATTGCCGAAAAGATATATATTTTCACTAGCATATATAAAGATCCACTGTCTAGTGTCGACAGTGAAAAAGACAGAATTTACTGTATCCAAATACACTCCCAAAGAATATCATTTCTTAGACTTGTTTAAATCAAAAGATTCATGCGAGCTGATTTGATCATGCAACTGACAGATCTATAAGTCTTAACTTGTTACAATCAGCCTAAATGTTAATCATATGCAGTGCAGACTGTAAGGGTCCCTATTAGTTGATATTGTGCTCAAATGAGTTCCACAGTGTTTATTTATCTTTCCTTTTTATACTGGAACCTGCAAATTGATCCACCAAAGTCCAAAATGGCAAATACTGATACGTGGTGTGACTGGTGTCTTGTCAGAATGGATCTTGGAGTACAGACAGAAACGGCCAGGCTTGAAAGTCTTGCAGCAAAATATAGATGTGTTTATAACTGCACATGAGGAACAACAAGAGCGGGTGCGTATCTTCCTCATTAAACATTGAAGAATGTAGTCAAGTGTTCTGATTTATAGCTAGCTTGTTCCGTAAATATTCATTGAATATCTGAAGTTATTGTGCAAGTTAAGACAAGTTATTTATGTACTGCCACCATACGAAGTCGTCCCCTTTCTGCCATTTATTACAGGAAGAAGTTTGTTTTGGCATAGCAACTGCATCATTGTTGGTTTGTCATGTGGTACCTATTTGATTAATTCAGGAGAAGAAGGAAAGAGAGGCAGCAGCTGCAGAAGATGGGTGGACAGTTGTGATGCATCATAAAGGTAGGAAGAAGACTACAGATGTTGAAACTGGAACAGCGGTTGGCTCTGTATCTCTGGCTGCAATGCAAGAGAAAATGGCTCAGAAGAAACCCAAGGAAGTTGGCCGGAACTTCTACAGACATCAGAAACGAGAAGCTCAAATGAGTGGTATGTCAAAAAGCATTTTTTATGGATTTCCTATTTAACCATTGGTGCAGTTTAACTTTAGTTACTCCTAATGCTCAGTACATGTATGATGCTAGAATCTAGACTATGTTCAGAGATGTAGTTTGCCATGCCAGTCTTGTGACTTTCTGTTTAGTGTAGTCTGTTCTGGTTTTTTGAGAAAATACAATGCCCAAGTCATTGTCCCTTGATCTTGTATTCAGTGTCATGTGAATCTCGCATACACCGGATGTTATTTTGTGTAGTAAAGAGACTGTTTTGGTTTATTCCAGCCCTTATAAACAGATGCTCCTTTTTTGCCATATCAAGTTGATATTCTtccatcatactccctccgttcctaaatatttgtctttctagagatatcaacaagtgactacatacgaagcaaaatgagtgaatctacactctaaaatatgtctatatacatccgtatgtagtcacttgttgaaatctctagaaagacaaatatttaggaacggagggagtattttccaACATGAAATCTGCTACAAGTTGCATGCAACGCAGTGCATCTTTATGCAACTTGAGTGTGGCTGCAGATAACTGCTGGGAGAGCTACTGACCTGTATTTGTTGTGCAGAGCTGGCGATGCTGCAGAGCAAGTTCGAGCAGGACAAGAAGAGGATACAGCAGCTGCGGGCTCAAAGGAAATTCAAGCCTTACGGATTTTGAAGGGGGCTCCTCCATGGAGAGGCAGTGTTCGTTCCACATCACTCGAGACCAGCCGTCGCTGGAGTGCTggcttggttgctatgttgaacgtGCACTGTATTCCTTTTTTTGACAGAAAATGTCGCATCGTTGGACAAATGTACCATGCTTCTTGACTGGGAACGGTGCCAGTTGTGTACAATGGTTTGAACATTTGCAGCAAGTGTATTATTGGTtatctggcccattttgtggatcAATTCTTGTGCTGTTGAGGAGCTGAAAGGTGGTCGATGAGGCAGTCGCTTAGGTTTCGCCTTCCTGGGGATTATGATGTCTCGGCAGTCGGCACCCATGCCGTGTCTCTTGCGATTTAATGCAAGCGTACCGGTcaattatttcttttcttttttaacaGAAAAATCAGGCGCTCTACTCATTTCATTAACAGAAAAATTGCTTGGGTTCATGGAGGATAGGTCGGAATCGACTGAAGACGGCAACCCGTTTGCCACCGATGTGAGTATTTGATTTCTAATTTCTAGGGTTAGGGGTAGCTGCATTTGGGGATTTCGATTTTGATCTAGTTTCCATCTAATTTTTCACGTATTTTTGTATCTTTGTTTTGTTAGAGCCCCAATACCATGTATGCCTTCGATTCATATTCCCCGCAAGATTTTTTCAccaacttgttactcttggagcttgggctcctaggcaaTTAGGGTCCTACGGGAGTTTTTTTGCTTGTGGTGCGCCACGGAGACGTACGTAAAGGTGTGGTGTTCGTGTTTGATAGCTTGATATTTTTTCACTTCTATAAGAGGGGTTCGATGTGATTTTTTACAAGGTTTTCGATATTTCTCGTGTCTTTCTAACGCCAATCCTTCGAGAACGAAGAGAAGTGTTTTTATCGTTAAGTGTGCATAAATAGATATATTTGGAAGGAAACCAATCAATATTCTGTCAAATAAAGCCATTTGGAGCAATTTATCTTTTGGGCGAAAATGCAACAGAGTGTTCAAAGCGCAAGACGACGCATGGTAAGAGCGCCATCGACAAGTCATACCTTGTGGTGGCAACACCATTTCATGAACCAAAGCAACTTTCGTGAAGACAGAGAGACGTCACGACACCAACTAGAACAGAGAGAGAAGAGATCCAGAGAAGAACCACCGAAGATCCATTCCTTCTCTTCCACCCATTTTCATTCCCATTTTATCGCAACACCACCATAGAGAGAGGAATTCTAAGTTGTAAGATTAGGGTTTGTAACTCTATTCATACTCATCTTGAGATCGAGATTTCTTTAATCATTCATCTTATTACGGATCTTTGTGGTATTATTGAGATGATTTTGCTTTGTTTGATCTCCAAGATGTTTGGTTATTCCTCTCTCGTGTGAGAGTAATTCTCCCTAGGCTTGGGAGACATGGGGGATTGGTGAGATTCATTTGTGCATACTCTATATGCCATCGTTTGTGATTACAATACTATGATTTTTCAGTAAGTTGTTTATCTGTGATGCACGTAATGCGTGTTGTCCAATTTAAGGGCCCAAGCAACATGATCGGAAGACCTACACAAATAACACATTGTTTAGTGAATCTGTGACCAATGGAACATAATATATTGATCCGGTCTTAGACCTTAATTGTGAAAACAACTATGTAATGACAACGTCGAAGCAAGACTGTCGAGGAGAATGAATCCGACGTGAAAGAGCTCAACTACTCAAGGGTGATCCGCCTACCAAACAAACAACATGTGCACTAGAATCACAATACAAGGTAACTACTATTAACGTCGCACTAGCACACTTGATATACACCATGATTCGAAGTTTCTTCGTGCCTAATCTCTCTATTGCACATACCAACCTTTTACTTTCAGTTGTGTATTTTATGTTATTTACTTTTAAGTTTTTTTATTATTCTCGCTGCAACTACCAACTATTTCACCACACTGATATATTTCTTTCATGCTATAGTAATACCATCTGCAGATTTTCAGACAGTTACTTCACACAAGACTGGTGACAACTTGTAAGTGACCGAAACGCCCCTCATAATACTCTCATCCGTTCTTCGTTGGGAATGATAACTATTGAGATACTTACACCAAGATGCTACGTTACCCTGTGTGTCTTGCAGGCCATCAACCTTCAAGACCAACCCTGAGTGATCTAAGACTCATTACTTGGGGTGACTCGAGGAGAACATGGTGAGCCATTTGGTGGCATTCCGGAGCCTTGACACCGCTCCAGCAAAGATTAGCACTTCCCCAAGAAAGTTTGAACTTCGGGACAAAATCCACGtccccgactcacttgtggttaacCCTTTGCGCACTTTACTTTtctttgtatgcttgttggcttgctaattatattgttgcctaGTTTACTTTGCTTTGAGCTtacttgtcatataggttgtgttcatcTAGTTGAATATGTAGATAGCTACTTTATCCATAAATCCCCAAAATTGGTAATTAAGCTTAATATTTGCAGTCCTCTATTCGCCCCCTCCCTCTAGTAAACCGTATCGATCGTTTCACGTGCTCTCCCCTGACTCATCGCCGTCATCGCCGCCACATTTTCGCCATGGGTTCATTAGGGGATGGGCCGAAATCGTCTGAACAAGCCAACCTGTTTGGCAGCGATGTGAGTATTTGATTTCTCATTTCTAGGGTTAAGGGTAGCTGTGATTTGGGGatttcaaatttcatctagtttgcTTCTGATTTGTCACATAATTGTGATTTTTTTATCCCCAAGACCATGTATGCCTTCATTTTTTGTGGACTATCCGACGGAGAAGTACCCCCCCTCCCTGGTTGCCATCACCGAGCCATAACCACCAAATTTGTAGCCCTTTGAAGGATGGcacacatgttggggaacgtagtaattcaaaaaaaatcctatgatcacgcaagatctatctacgagatgcaaaacaacaagacgggagagtgtgtccacgtaccctcttagaccgaaagcggaagcgtttagcaacgcggttgatgtactcgaacgtcttcaagatccaaccgatccaagtaccgaacatacggcacctccgtgttcagcacacgttcaacacgatgacgtccctcgagctcttgatccagtagagggtcgagggagagtttcgtcagcacgacggcgtggcgacggtgtttatgatgttaccgacgtagggcttcgcctaagcgctacgacgatatgaccgagatgttaaactgtggagggggtcaccgcacatggctaagagaacaactgttgtgctttggggtgcccctgcccccgtatatagaggagggagggaggaggccaaccaccagggggcgcgccatggagggggagtcctactaggaatccaaacctagtaggattcgcccccccccccacttttCCTTTTTTTGGAGAGTCAAAGAGGGAAAGTGAGAGGGAGTAGGAGatggaaagggggcgccaccccctcccctagtccaattcggactgcccatgTGGGGGGTGGCTCCCCTTGTGGGCTCCCttctctctgttggggaacgttgcagaaaataaatttttttctACAGTttgaccaagatcaatctatgagttcatctagcaacgagagagaggagtgcatctacatacccttatagatcgagaggaagcattcaagagaacggggttgagggagtcgtactcgtcgtgatccaaatcaccgaagatcctagcgccgaacggatggcacctccgcgttcaacacacgtacggtcagcatgacgtctcctccttcttgatccagcaagggggaaggagaggttgatgaagatccagcagcacgacgacgtggtggtggatgcagcagagatcccggcagggcttcgccaagcgtctgtgggagggagaggtgtagcaagggggaagggaggcgccaagtgcaagggtgcggctgccctccctcccccctctatatatagggtccccaggggggtgccggccctaggagatgggatctNNNNNNNNNNNNNNNNNNNNNNNNNNNNNNNNNNNNNNNNNNNNNNNNNNNNNNNNNNNNNNNNNNNNNNNNNNNNNNNNNNNNNNNNNNNNNNNNNNNNNNNNNNNNNNNNNNNNNNNNNNNNNNNNNNNNNNNNNNNNNNNNNNNNNNNNNNNNNNNNNNNNNNNNNNNNNNNNNNNNNNNNNNNNNNNNNNNNNNNNNNNNNNNNNNNNNNNNNNNNNNNNNNNNNNNNNNNNNNNNNNNNNNNNNNNNNNNNNNNNNNNNNNNNNNNNNNNNNTAGGgttccaaaccctaggcgcagggggcccaagggggggcgcaccagcccaccaggggctggttcccctcccacttcagcccatggggccctccgggatgggtttCCCcgcccgatggacccccgggacccttccggtggtcccggtacaatgccggtgacccccgaaactttcccgatggccgaaacttgacttcccatatataattctttacctccggaccattccggaactccttgtgatgtccgggatctcatccgggactccgaacaactttcggtttgctgcatactaatatctctacaaccctagcgtcatcgaaccttaagtgtgtagaccctacgggttcgggagacacgtagacatgaccgagacggctctccggtcaataaccaacatcgggatctggatacccatgttggctcccacattctccttgatgatctcatcagatgaaccacgatgtcgaggattcaagcaaccccatatacaattccctttgtcaatcggtatgttacttgcccgagattcgatcgtcggtatcctaatacctcgttcaatctcgttaccggcaagtcactttactcgtaccgtaatgcatgatcccgtgactagacacttggtcactttgagctcattatgatgatgcattaccgagtgggcccagagatacctctccgtcatacggagtgacaaatcccagtctcgatccgtgtcaacccaacagatactttcggagatacccgtagtatacctttatagtcacccagttatgttgtgacgtttggtacacccaaagcactcctacggcatccgggagttacacgatctcatggtctaaggaaaagatacttgacattggaaaagctctagcaaacgaactacacgatcttgtgctatgcttaggattgtgtcttgtccatcacatcattcacctaatgatgtgatcccgttatcaatgacatccaatgtccatagtcaggaaaccatgactatctgttgatcaacgggctagtcaactagaggctcactagggacatattgtggtctatgtattcacacacatgtattatgatttccggataacacaattatagcatgaataaaagacaattatcatgaacaaggaaatataataataatccttttattattgcctctagggcatatttcgaacagtctcccacttgcactagagtcaataatctagttacattgtgatgaatcgaacacccatagagttctggtgttgatcatgttttggtcGCAGAAGAGGtctagtcaacggatctgcgacattcagatccgtatgtactttgcaaatatctatgtctccatcttgaacattttcacggatggagttgaaacaacgcttgatgtgcctggtcttcttgtgaaacctgggctccttggcaagggcaatagctccagtgttgtcacagaagagagtgatcggccccgacgcattgggtatgactcctaggtcggtgatgaactccttcatccatattgcttcatgcgctgtctccgaggctgccatgtactccgcttcacatgtagatcccgccacgacgctctgcttgcaactgcgccaacttactgctccacgattcaacatatacacgtatccggtttgtgacttagagtcatccagatctgtgtcgaagctagcgtcaacgtaaccctttacgacgagctcttcgtcacctccatagacgagaaacatgtcctttgtccttttcaggtacttcaggatattcttgaccgctgttcagtgttccttgccgggattactttggtaccttcctgccaaacttacggcaaggtttacatcaggtctggtacacagcatggcatacataatagatcctatggctgaggcataggggatgacactcatctcttctttatcttctgccgtggtcgggcattgagccgagctcaatctcacacattgcaatacaggcaagaaccctttcttggattgatccatattgaacttcttcaatatcttatcaaggtatgtgctttgtgaaagacctatgaggtgtctcgatctatccctatagatcttgatgcctaatatgtaagcagcttctccaaggtccttcattgaaaaacacttattcaagtaggccttaatgctgtccaaaagttctatatcatttcccatcagaagtatgtcatctacatataatatgagaaatgctacagagctcccactcactttcttgtaaacgcaggcttctccataagtctgcataaacccaaacgctttgatcatctcatcaaagcaaatgttccaactccgagatgcttgcaccaacccataaatggatcgctggagctagcataccttgttagcattcttagggttgacaaaaccttctggctgcatcatatacagttcttccttaagatagccgttaaggaatgccgttttgacgtccatctgccatatctcataatcatagtatgcggcaattgctaacatgattcggacggacttcagcttcgctacgggagagaaagtctcatcatagtcaaccccttgaacttgccgataacccttagcgacaagtcgagctttatagatggtaacattaccatccgcgtccatcttcttcttaaagatccatttgttttctattgctcgccgatcatcgggcaagtctgtcaaagtccatactttgttttcatacatggattctatctcggattgcatggcttcaagccattttttggaatctgggcccgccatcgcttcttcatagttcgaaggttcaccgttgtctaacaacatgattttcaggacagggttgccataccactctggcatggaacatgtccttgtggacctacgaagttcagtagcaacttgatccgaagtaccttgattatcatcattaattttctctccagtcggtgtaggcaccacaggaacattttcctgagctgcactactttccggttcaagaggtagtacttcatcgagttctactttcctcccacttactcctttcgagagaaactctttttccagaaaggatccattcttggcaacaaagatcttgccttcagatctaaggtagaaggtatacccaatggtttccttagggtatcctatgaagacgcatttttccgacttgggttcgagcttttcaggttgaagtttcttgacataagcatcgcatccccaaacttttagaaacgacagcttaggtttcttcccaaaccataattcatacggtgtcgtctcaacggatttagacggagccctatttaaagtgaatgtagctgtctctagagcgtatccccaaaatgatagcggtaaatcggtaagagacatcatagagcgcaccatatccaatagagtgcgattacgacgttcggacacaccattacgcggaggtgttccaggcggcgtgagttgtgaaacgattccatatttccttaagtgtgtaccaaatttgtgacttcaatattctcttccacgatctgatcataagaattttatctttcggtcacgttgattctctacctcattctgaaattccttgaacttttcaaaggtctcagacttgtgtttcattaagtagacatacccatatctactcatgtcatcagtgagagtgagaacataacgatatcctccgcgagcctcaatgctcattggaccgcacacatcggtatgtatgatttccaataagttggttgctcactccattgttccggagaacggagtcttggtcattttgcccatgaggcatggttcgcatgtgtcaaatgattcataatcgagagactctaaaactccatcagcatggagcttcttcatgcgcttgacaccaatgtgaccaaggcggcagtgccacaagtatatgggactatcgttatcaactttacatcttttggtattcacactatgaatatgtgtaacattacgttcgagattcattaagaataaaccattgaccatcggggcatgaccataaaacatatctctcatataaatagaacaaccattattctcggatttaaatgagtagccatctcgtattaaacgagatccagacacaatgttcatgctcaaacttggcactaaataacaattattgaggtttgaagctaatcccgtaggtaaatgtagaggtagcgtgccgacggcgatcacattgaccttggaaccattcccgacgcgcatcgtcacctcgt
Above is a window of Triticum aestivum cultivar Chinese Spring chromosome 6B, IWGSC CS RefSeq v2.1, whole genome shotgun sequence DNA encoding:
- the LOC123138117 gene encoding uncharacterized protein isoform X1 is translated as MGKSKDKKVSREAKVDKKLALGLGVKRKQLKKKKDRVLDAAVESEGAAGHAIAEDIGSKKIVLVKQKKKIKHAKVTSCCTKAHNLVTLNEDEATPKLKKKNKSKKQLKESKSPVEVQSPLDSNDTGTLKLKKKKMKVKEGKSSVEPNDADDILHENLDEETLNADVNQLAAESEVMDIGEPEKAKKRKKNKTADVKQVAEESEVMDIGEPEKAKKRKKNKTKKVKQSGEVNRTDMQVSVREDNLEEHEVDTADVDEIASVDEDCSRGIKKWILEYRQKRPGLKVLQQNIDVFITAHEEQQEREKKEREAAAAEDGWTVVMHHKGRKKTTDVETGTAVGSVSLAAMQEKMAQKKPKEVGRNFYRHQKREAQMSELAMLQSKFEQDKKRIQQLRAQRKFKPYGF
- the LOC123138117 gene encoding uncharacterized protein isoform X2; protein product: MGKSKDKKVSREAKVDKKLALGLGVKRKQLKKKKDRVLDAAVESEGAAGHAIAEGSKKIVLVKQKKKIKHAKVTSCCTKAHNLVTLNEDEATPKLKKKNKSKKQLKESKSPVEVQSPLDSNDTGTLKLKKKKMKVKEGKSSVEPNDADDILHENLDEETLNADVNQLAAESEVMDIGEPEKAKKRKKNKTADVKQVAEESEVMDIGEPEKAKKRKKNKTKKVKQSGEVNRTDMQVSVREDNLEEHEVDTADVDEIASVDEDCSRGIKKWILEYRQKRPGLKVLQQNIDVFITAHEEQQEREKKEREAAAAEDGWTVVMHHKGRKKTTDVETGTAVGSVSLAAMQEKMAQKKPKEVGRNFYRHQKREAQMSELAMLQSKFEQDKKRIQQLRAQRKFKPYGF